The Tubulanus polymorphus chromosome 1, tnTubPoly1.2, whole genome shotgun sequence genome contains a region encoding:
- the LOC141912675 gene encoding G-protein coupled receptor 135-like gives MSISSTTFVLELNASPAPSPQQQSNAGELGNIVGVVFKGVIVLFIMAFSCIGNLSVLIILWRNYQMRTITNGIIASLSVSDLFATTICMPLSAGAYLSRSWPIDHVPCIMNMVVLNLYLSSSTLTVALIALDRLFGITKIAKLTPSKAAACLVVIWLLSVFFAVPWTLVTYSSNGNSRFNHTTLVARCGKNLSRLLYPRHLNNTYFLSRMVICQTLPILMMLFSFFAILKTIRSSDKRIRPATTQVRNLLFIGEIRTATTVMIMIGVYLICLLPLLIAMFISALSADKEKTSTFLSVEITLMLVWSNCAINPIIYCTRNPNVATKFCFWRKRQRHGISVSHITSNRNGNHVIPFNEDSRSSVIFTEDIDTKIDLHRTVKPIQNGELADDLHRYSNCSGMQSEV, from the coding sequence ATGTCGATTTCTTCGACAACTTTTGTTCTCGAATTGAATGCTTCTCCAGCACCGAGTCCCCAGCAGCAGTCAAACGCCGGGGAATTGGGCAACATCGTGGGTGTCGTGTTCAAAGGAGTTATCGTCCTGTTCATAATGGCCTTCTCGTGTATCGGAAACCTGTCAGTATTGATAATACTCTGGCGAAACTATCAAATGCGCACGATTACAAATGGAATCATTGCCTCACTTTCGGTCAGCGATTTATTTGCAACAACCATCTGCATGCCGTTGTCCGCGGGTGCTTATCTATCTAGATCGTGGCCCATCGATCATGTCCCATGTATCATGAACATGGTCGTATTAAACCTGTATCTATCATCGTCGACTTTGACCGTGGCGCTAATCGCCCTCGATCGACTTTTTGGCATCACTAAAATCGCCAAGTTGACCCCGTCGAAGGCGGCTGCGTGTTTGGTAGTCATTTGGCTGTTATCAGTATTTTTTGCAGTTCCGTGGACGCTAGTTACATATTCTTCGAATGGAAATTCCCGCTTCAATCACACGACACTTGTAGCAAGGTGTGGGAAAAACCTAAGCAGACTTCTTTACCCTAGACATTTGAATAATACGTATTTCCTTTCACGGATGGTTATATGTCAGACGCTTCCGATACTCATGATGCTTTTTAGCTTTTTCGCAATTCTGAAAACAATTCGTTCAAGCGATAAACGTATACGACCGGCAACTACTCAAGttcgaaatttactttttatcgGCGAAATAAGAACTGCAACGACAGTCATGATAATGATAGGCGTCTATTTAATATGTTTACTTCCGTTGCTAATAGCGATGTTTATTTCTGCATTATCAGCCGACAAAGAGAAGACGTCCACCTTTTTGTCGGTGGAAATAACCCTGATGCTGGTCTGGAGTAATTGCGCGATCAATCCGATAATTTACTGCACAAGGAATCCAAATGTAGCGACAAAGTTTTGTTTCTGGAGAAAAAGACAAAGACATGGCATTTCTGTTTCGCATATCACTTCAAACAGAAACGGCAATCACGTTATACCTTTTAACGAAGACTCGAGATCGTCTGTGATATTTACAGAAGATATAGACACCAAAATAGACCTCCACCGGACAGTAAAACCTATACAAAATGGGGAACTTGCCGATGATCTTCATAGATATTCGAATTGTAGCGGAATGCAAAGTGAGGTTTAA